One Xiphophorus hellerii strain 12219 chromosome 1, Xiphophorus_hellerii-4.1, whole genome shotgun sequence DNA segment encodes these proteins:
- the aurkaip1 gene encoding small ribosomal subunit protein mS38 — protein sequence MMFALRVVPRLLSRTTNGVQAHGGILNTCLPSSCSLLQQKLRNYSTAADNTPPPRWVQLEPELEEALVPRKLSVSPLESWLSLRYSLPPLLQSAPPQGDVELLQEKLLPPISVPVLEDGEGSATPMRCKNVLEIRRRKMNRHKYKKLQKRTKFLKRKVLESRGRRKQKRFEEDLERIWKRAGLKKAPDGWAAPKIFIKQHGKKKN from the exons ATGATGTTTGCCTTGAGAGTTGTCCCACGTTTATTAAGTAGAACAACCA ATGGAGTTCAGGCTCATGGAGGGATTCTGAACACATGCCTTCCATCTTCCTGCTCATTGCTACAGCAGAAACTAAGAAATTACTCGACAGCAGCAGACAACACGCCTCCTCCGCGATGGGTCCAGCTTGAGCCGGAGCTGGAAGAGGCTCTGGTGCCGCGGAAGCTTTCGGTGAGTCCGCTGGAAAGCTGGCTCTCTCTCCGCTACTCCCTACCACCGCTGCTGCAGTCGGCGCCGCCGCAGGGAGACGTAGAGCTGCTGCAAGAGAAGCTGCTGCCGCCGATCTCTGTGCCCGTTTTGGAGGACGGGGAGGGCTCAGCAACACCCATGAGATGTAAGAATGTTTTAGAGATCCGGCGGCGAAAGATGAACCGGCATAAGTACAAGAAGCTGCAAAAACGGACTAAATTCTTGAAGAGGAAAGTTTTGGAGAGCAGGGGGAGAAGAAAGCAG AAAAGATTTGAGGAGGATCTTGAGAGGATATGGAAGCGAGCCGGACTGAAGAAAGCTCCGGACGGCTGGGCCGCACCTAAGATCTTTATTAAACAAcacgggaaaaaaaagaactga